The genomic interval CAATCGCCGGGGGGCAGCAGTTCTGCCCCCCGCTCAGCCTGCGGATATATTCATACCCTATATGGCTAGTTGTGTACAACAGGCGAGAATAGCTTCTCGCCTGTGAACAGCAACAGTATACACCTCATGCTGGGGAGCCGTTGCACTTTAGAGAGATGCCCCATTAACCCTTACAGATCGCTAGGTAATGAGAATGACTGACATCCTCTCCTAACGTTCCTTAGACCTTGTCTTTGGAAAGGTAAAGTCAGCAGTTGCTCCATTTCTGATCAATCATAAGTGCTTGGCCGGCCCTGCCCTCGCAGGAATAATATCAATTTTTTCGAACAGTCGCTGTGCTAGGATTGCAAGCACTTATCGTTGCTTTTTTCCAGGTACATATTGTATCTGGACTAAGAAAACATCAATACTGGCTTTCCATCCTCAACTCTTGAAATATCTGCGCTAGCCATTGGTAAGACGACCAAGATAGTATGAAAGCAGGTTGGCAGCCTGCCCGGATATGCTTCCGACCGTAACCTCCACCCTTAGATAGTAGCTAACACATCAATCAATGCATCAATATCAGCACTATTGTTATAAGGCGCGAGCGAAATCCTGATGCGACCGTTACGAACTCCACAAACGATACGGTTGCGATGCAATGCATCTATTGCTTTTTCCACTGAATATTCTGAGTGCATAAGCGTGACTATATGGGGTGAAGCAGACGCGTCTTCCAACGCCCGAAACGGCGTCCATCGGTGTTTGTATGAACCCTTGATCAGCCTGCGTGCGAGGGTGCGTGAATGCGCTTCAAGTCGAGTTTCGCTCAAAGACAACAATTGATCAAGTGCCGTTGTGAGACCAGCTATGGAAATGTAGGACATCGTTGACTGTGTAAAGCGCCGTGCACCGGTGGCGAAATGCAGCTTTGTGGCTTCAAAATCGAAAGGATTGGGGGTGCCCATCCAACCTGGAAGTAGTGGGTCTTGCTCAAGCAAATTGGGAGATATTGCCGCAAGCGCAACGCCACCATGACCGCCCAACCACTTATAGCCACTGGTGACAACCGCATCAACCTTCCAATGTTGCGAATCTATCTTCAGGATTCCTGCCGCTTGGGTTACGTCGACAACTAACCTGGCGTTTACACGAGAAGCTGCTTCGCGCAACCGGGGAATATCAACCATGGATCCAGTGGAGAACTGAACAGAGCTGACCGCTACAACGGTTGTACGACTATCGATACAGTCGACGAGTCTATCTGTGAGATTCTCTGTTGCGATGTCATCGACAAAACGAAGGGAGCAATCATTTTCCGCCGCATATCGAATCCAAGGGCGGGTAAGGGCCGGGAAATCTGTCGATACGGTAACAATAGAACTGCTGGATGCAGGGCGGATCAAAAAGGGAAGTTGACCGAGTAATTCGCTGGCGCTTGATAAAATCGCAAGTCGATCAGTATCGCAATTCAGGAGCCTTGCCCCGCGCTGCCGCAACGATTCTAAGAACCCAACCTCTTCTTCGTCGGTCATTCTGAGATTGCCATGACGGGCAATATTGTCAAGGAAGCTGTGCATTGACTGTACAGCTGGCTGACCAATGAGACCCAATGATGCCTGATTGAGATAGACATGGTCGCTGAGGCTTGGATAATCTGATCGATCTATGAGTGCGTTAATCATAAAACTTGCCTTATATTAGATTCGATTCTATTGGACGAGACACCACAGCCAGCTGTCGATTAACATGCACTGTTTTTTTCACATTACCATTCTGGTGGTATAACGATTGAGCCCAGAAGCAGAAAAGGTTTCCGGTGGATATAGCTGAATGTACATTGCTCGAAATTCTCTCCCGGATAAAAAGTGCCGTCTCTTACAGTTCACTGTATCAATTGAATATAAGTTCTAAGGTTAAGATGAAACTAGTCTGAGGCCGAAAATCCCAGATACGATAAGTAACAAGCAAACTATTCTCATGACATCTCGTGATTCACCGAATAGAAACATACTCATTATTGCCACTCCCACTGCACCAATGCCAGTCCATACAGCATATGCAGTACCAACTGGAATTGTCTTCATTGAAACAGACAATAGCCAGAGACTAATACCCATAGCGGTAACGACCAGAAGCGATGGAATGAGTTTTGTAAAACCTTCAGTATATTTGAGTCCTACCGCCCATCCGCACTCAAATAAACCAGCGACTACCAAATAAATCCATGCCATAATTCAAATCACCTTTTTTATTAATTGACTCATAAGCTCTAAGGAGCATGACTCAATCAAACATTTTCAATTTGCTGTTTCGATCAAATCCTACACAATTA from Desulfopila inferna carries:
- a CDS encoding aminotransferase class V-fold PLP-dependent enzyme, encoding MINALIDRSDYPSLSDHVYLNQASLGLIGQPAVQSMHSFLDNIARHGNLRMTDEEEVGFLESLRQRGARLLNCDTDRLAILSSASELLGQLPFLIRPASSSSIVTVSTDFPALTRPWIRYAAENDCSLRFVDDIATENLTDRLVDCIDSRTTVVAVSSVQFSTGSMVDIPRLREAASRVNARLVVDVTQAAGILKIDSQHWKVDAVVTSGYKWLGGHGGVALAAISPNLLEQDPLLPGWMGTPNPFDFEATKLHFATGARRFTQSTMSYISIAGLTTALDQLLSLSETRLEAHSRTLARRLIKGSYKHRWTPFRALEDASASPHIVTLMHSEYSVEKAIDALHRNRIVCGVRNGRIRISLAPYNNSADIDALIDVLATI
- the sugE gene encoding quaternary ammonium compound efflux SMR transporter SugE, producing the protein MAWIYLVVAGLFECGWAVGLKYTEGFTKLIPSLLVVTAMGISLWLLSVSMKTIPVGTAYAVWTGIGAVGVAIMSMFLFGESRDVMRIVCLLLIVSGIFGLRLVSS